In one Vicugna pacos chromosome 22, VicPac4, whole genome shotgun sequence genomic region, the following are encoded:
- the MIER2 gene encoding mesoderm induction early response protein 2 isoform X3: MGSEDHQFSLTEILSQSYSLREECEEATRVPEKPEEELEKDLVSQSGDMPLEELLALYGYEASDPISERESEGSDATAPLPDMTLDKEQIAKDLLSGEEEEETQSSADDLTPSVTSHEASDLFPDQSGSRFLADADKEPGSSTSSDTEEDPLPANKCKKEIMVGPQFQADLSNLHLNRPGEKIYENEDQLLWDPNVLPEREVEEFLYRAVKRRWHEVAGSQLPEGETVKDSEQALYELVKCNFNAEEALRRLRFNVKVIRDGLCAWSEEESRNFEHGFRVHGKNFHLIQANKVRTRSVGECVEYYYLWKKSERYDYFSQQTRLGRRKYGPSGTTDVDQDLDGADPDGPGRPRSSPPLPAAADSLGPEQDPLARMHAGPPSVGSTSDSPGEPREVLPSLEPGPRSIQQLDTPPPMPLPRRPPALAEPAFYPTATATPEPGASPRLAVDLALPGALPEELPLISSHVDMDEEPEEAVAPAQVALSVTEFGLIGIGDVNPFLAAHPACPAPGLHSEPLSHCNVMTC; encoded by the exons ATGGGCTCTGAAGACCATCAGTTCAGCCTCACAGAGATCCTCTCACAGAGCTACAGCCTCCGGGAGGAGTGTGAGGAGGCCACGAGGGTCCCCGAGAAGCCGGAAGAGGAGCTGGAGAAGGACCTCGTCTCCCAG AGTGGCGACATGCCCCTTGAGGAGCTGCTGGCCCTCTATGGCTATGAGGCGTCCGACCCCATCTCGGAGCGCGAGAGCGAGGGCAGCGATGCCACAGCCCCCCTCCCGGACATGACCCTGGACAAG GAACAAATAGCGAAGGATTTGCTTTcaggggaagaagaggaagaaacacagtCCTCGGCCGATGACCTCACCCCATCCGTGACCTCCCACGAGGCCTCCGACCTTTTCCCTGATCAGAGTGGAT CCCGCTTCCTGGCTGATGCGGACAAGGAGCCTGGCTCCTCCACCTCATCAGACACCGAGGAGGACCCACTTCCCGCCAACAAGTGTAAGAAG GAGATCATGGTTGGGCCTCAGTTCCAAGCTGACCTCAGCAACCTGCACTTGAACCGCCCCGGTGAGAAGA TCTATGAGAACGAGGACCAGCTGCTCTGGGACCCCAACGTCCTTCCTGagagggaggtggaggagttCCTGTACCGGGCGGTAAAGCGGCGGTGGCACGAGGTTGCCGGGTCTCAGCTCCCAGAGGGAGAGACGGTGAAGGACAGTGAGCAG GCGCTGTACGAGCTGGTGAAGTGCAACTTCAACGCAGAGGAGGCCTTGCGGCGCCTGCGGTTCAACGTGAAGGTGATCCGAG ACGGGCTCTGTGCCTGGAGCGAGGAGGAGAGCCGCAACTTTGAGCATGGCTTCCGCGTGCATGGGAAGAACTTCCACCTGATCCAGGCCAACAAG GTGCGCACGCGGTCCGTGGGCGAGTGTGTGGAGTACTACTACCTGTGGAAGAAGTCGGAGCGCTACGACTACTTCTCCCAGCAGACGCGGCTGGGCCGGAGGAAGTACGGCCCTTCGGGAACCAC GGACGTGGACCAAGATTTGGACGGTGCTGACCCCGATGGCCCTGGCCGCCCCCGCTCCTCGCCCCCGCTGCCCGCTGCTGCCGACAGCCTGGGCCCTGAGCAGGACCCGCTGGCCCGGATGCACGCAG GGCCGCCGAGTGTGGGCAGCACGTCCGACAGTCCTGGCGAGCCTAGGGAGGTCCTTCCATCCTTGGAGCCTGGGCCCCGCTCCATCCAGCAGCTGGATACGCCCCCGCCTATGCCCTTGCCTCGGCGGCCCCCAGCCCTGGCTGAGCCAGCCTTCTACCCTACTGCCACAGCCACTCCGGAGCCTGGTGCCAGCCCCAGGCTGGCTGTGGACTTGGCCCTGCCTGGGGCCCTTCCCGAGGAGCTGCCCCTCATCTCCAGCCATGTGGACATGGACGAAGAGCCCGAGGAGGCCGTGGCCCCTGCACAGGTGGCCTTGTCGGTCACTGAGTTTGGACTCATCGGCATCGGGGACGTGAATCCCTTCCTGGCTGCCCACCCAGCATGTCCGGCCCCTGGGCTGCACTCGGAGCCCCTGTC
- the MIER2 gene encoding mesoderm induction early response protein 2 isoform X4, whose translation MAEASSLERQGPRVASCLSRGLCPTEPGLQTTAVVSMGSEDHQFSLTEILSQSYSLREECEEATRVPEKPEEELEKDLVSQSGDMPLEELLALYGYEASDPISERESEGSDATAPLPDMTLDKEQIAKDLLSGEEEEETQSSADDLTPSVTSHEASDLFPDQSGSRFLADADKEPGSSTSSDTEEDPLPANKCKKEIMVGPQFQADLSNLHLNRPGEKIYENEDQLLWDPNVLPEREVEEFLYRAVKRRWHEVAGSQLPEGETVKDSEQALYELVKCNFNAEEALRRLRFNVKVIRDGLCAWSEEESRNFEHGFRVHGKNFHLIQANKVRTRSVGECVEYYYLWKKSERYDYFSQQTRLGRRKYGPSGTTDVDQDLDGADPDGPGRPRSSPPLPAAADSLGPEQDPLARMHAATPEPGASPRLAVDLALPGALPEELPLISSHVDMDEEPEEAVAPAQVALSVTEFGLIGIGDVNPFLAAHPACPAPGLHSEPLSHCNVMTC comes from the exons GCCTCCTCACTGGAGAGGCAGGGCCCTCGCGTGGCCTCTTGCCTCTCTCGCGGTCTGTGCCCCACTGAGCCTGGCTTGCAGACAACAGCAG TGGTGTCCATGGGCTCTGAAGACCATCAGTTCAGCCTCACAGAGATCCTCTCACAGAGCTACAGCCTCCGGGAGGAGTGTGAGGAGGCCACGAGGGTCCCCGAGAAGCCGGAAGAGGAGCTGGAGAAGGACCTCGTCTCCCAG AGTGGCGACATGCCCCTTGAGGAGCTGCTGGCCCTCTATGGCTATGAGGCGTCCGACCCCATCTCGGAGCGCGAGAGCGAGGGCAGCGATGCCACAGCCCCCCTCCCGGACATGACCCTGGACAAG GAACAAATAGCGAAGGATTTGCTTTcaggggaagaagaggaagaaacacagtCCTCGGCCGATGACCTCACCCCATCCGTGACCTCCCACGAGGCCTCCGACCTTTTCCCTGATCAGAGTGGAT CCCGCTTCCTGGCTGATGCGGACAAGGAGCCTGGCTCCTCCACCTCATCAGACACCGAGGAGGACCCACTTCCCGCCAACAAGTGTAAGAAG GAGATCATGGTTGGGCCTCAGTTCCAAGCTGACCTCAGCAACCTGCACTTGAACCGCCCCGGTGAGAAGA TCTATGAGAACGAGGACCAGCTGCTCTGGGACCCCAACGTCCTTCCTGagagggaggtggaggagttCCTGTACCGGGCGGTAAAGCGGCGGTGGCACGAGGTTGCCGGGTCTCAGCTCCCAGAGGGAGAGACGGTGAAGGACAGTGAGCAG GCGCTGTACGAGCTGGTGAAGTGCAACTTCAACGCAGAGGAGGCCTTGCGGCGCCTGCGGTTCAACGTGAAGGTGATCCGAG ACGGGCTCTGTGCCTGGAGCGAGGAGGAGAGCCGCAACTTTGAGCATGGCTTCCGCGTGCATGGGAAGAACTTCCACCTGATCCAGGCCAACAAG GTGCGCACGCGGTCCGTGGGCGAGTGTGTGGAGTACTACTACCTGTGGAAGAAGTCGGAGCGCTACGACTACTTCTCCCAGCAGACGCGGCTGGGCCGGAGGAAGTACGGCCCTTCGGGAACCAC GGACGTGGACCAAGATTTGGACGGTGCTGACCCCGATGGCCCTGGCCGCCCCCGCTCCTCGCCCCCGCTGCCCGCTGCTGCCGACAGCCTGGGCCCTGAGCAGGACCCGCTGGCCCGGATGCACGCAG CCACTCCGGAGCCTGGTGCCAGCCCCAGGCTGGCTGTGGACTTGGCCCTGCCTGGGGCCCTTCCCGAGGAGCTGCCCCTCATCTCCAGCCATGTGGACATGGACGAAGAGCCCGAGGAGGCCGTGGCCCCTGCACAGGTGGCCTTGTCGGTCACTGAGTTTGGACTCATCGGCATCGGGGACGTGAATCCCTTCCTGGCTGCCCACCCAGCATGTCCGGCCCCTGGGCTGCACTCGGAGCCCCTGTC
- the MIER2 gene encoding mesoderm induction early response protein 2 isoform X1 → MAEASSLERQGPRVASCLSRGLCPTEPGLQTTAVVSMGSEDHQFSLTEILSQSYSLREECEEATRVPEKPEEELEKDLVSQSGDMPLEELLALYGYEASDPISERESEGSDATAPLPDMTLDKEQIAKDLLSGEEEEETQSSADDLTPSVTSHEASDLFPDQSGSRFLADADKEPGSSTSSDTEEDPLPANKCKKEIMVGPQFQADLSNLHLNRPGEKIYENEDQLLWDPNVLPEREVEEFLYRAVKRRWHEVAGSQLPEGETVKDSEQALYELVKCNFNAEEALRRLRFNVKVIRDGLCAWSEEESRNFEHGFRVHGKNFHLIQANKVRTRSVGECVEYYYLWKKSERYDYFSQQTRLGRRKYGPSGTTDVDQDLDGADPDGPGRPRSSPPLPAAADSLGPEQDPLARMHAGPPSVGSTSDSPGEPREVLPSLEPGPRSIQQLDTPPPMPLPRRPPALAEPAFYPTATATPEPGASPRLAVDLALPGALPEELPLISSHVDMDEEPEEAVAPAQVALSVTEFGLIGIGDVNPFLAAHPACPAPGLHSEPLSHCNVMTC, encoded by the exons GCCTCCTCACTGGAGAGGCAGGGCCCTCGCGTGGCCTCTTGCCTCTCTCGCGGTCTGTGCCCCACTGAGCCTGGCTTGCAGACAACAGCAG TGGTGTCCATGGGCTCTGAAGACCATCAGTTCAGCCTCACAGAGATCCTCTCACAGAGCTACAGCCTCCGGGAGGAGTGTGAGGAGGCCACGAGGGTCCCCGAGAAGCCGGAAGAGGAGCTGGAGAAGGACCTCGTCTCCCAG AGTGGCGACATGCCCCTTGAGGAGCTGCTGGCCCTCTATGGCTATGAGGCGTCCGACCCCATCTCGGAGCGCGAGAGCGAGGGCAGCGATGCCACAGCCCCCCTCCCGGACATGACCCTGGACAAG GAACAAATAGCGAAGGATTTGCTTTcaggggaagaagaggaagaaacacagtCCTCGGCCGATGACCTCACCCCATCCGTGACCTCCCACGAGGCCTCCGACCTTTTCCCTGATCAGAGTGGAT CCCGCTTCCTGGCTGATGCGGACAAGGAGCCTGGCTCCTCCACCTCATCAGACACCGAGGAGGACCCACTTCCCGCCAACAAGTGTAAGAAG GAGATCATGGTTGGGCCTCAGTTCCAAGCTGACCTCAGCAACCTGCACTTGAACCGCCCCGGTGAGAAGA TCTATGAGAACGAGGACCAGCTGCTCTGGGACCCCAACGTCCTTCCTGagagggaggtggaggagttCCTGTACCGGGCGGTAAAGCGGCGGTGGCACGAGGTTGCCGGGTCTCAGCTCCCAGAGGGAGAGACGGTGAAGGACAGTGAGCAG GCGCTGTACGAGCTGGTGAAGTGCAACTTCAACGCAGAGGAGGCCTTGCGGCGCCTGCGGTTCAACGTGAAGGTGATCCGAG ACGGGCTCTGTGCCTGGAGCGAGGAGGAGAGCCGCAACTTTGAGCATGGCTTCCGCGTGCATGGGAAGAACTTCCACCTGATCCAGGCCAACAAG GTGCGCACGCGGTCCGTGGGCGAGTGTGTGGAGTACTACTACCTGTGGAAGAAGTCGGAGCGCTACGACTACTTCTCCCAGCAGACGCGGCTGGGCCGGAGGAAGTACGGCCCTTCGGGAACCAC GGACGTGGACCAAGATTTGGACGGTGCTGACCCCGATGGCCCTGGCCGCCCCCGCTCCTCGCCCCCGCTGCCCGCTGCTGCCGACAGCCTGGGCCCTGAGCAGGACCCGCTGGCCCGGATGCACGCAG GGCCGCCGAGTGTGGGCAGCACGTCCGACAGTCCTGGCGAGCCTAGGGAGGTCCTTCCATCCTTGGAGCCTGGGCCCCGCTCCATCCAGCAGCTGGATACGCCCCCGCCTATGCCCTTGCCTCGGCGGCCCCCAGCCCTGGCTGAGCCAGCCTTCTACCCTACTGCCACAGCCACTCCGGAGCCTGGTGCCAGCCCCAGGCTGGCTGTGGACTTGGCCCTGCCTGGGGCCCTTCCCGAGGAGCTGCCCCTCATCTCCAGCCATGTGGACATGGACGAAGAGCCCGAGGAGGCCGTGGCCCCTGCACAGGTGGCCTTGTCGGTCACTGAGTTTGGACTCATCGGCATCGGGGACGTGAATCCCTTCCTGGCTGCCCACCCAGCATGTCCGGCCCCTGGGCTGCACTCGGAGCCCCTGTC
- the MIER2 gene encoding mesoderm induction early response protein 2 isoform X2, protein MAEASSLERQGPRVASCLSRGLCPTEPGLQTTAVVSMGSEDHQFSLTEILSQSYSLREECEEATRVPEKPEEELEKDLVSQSGDMPLEELLALYGYEASDPISERESEGSDATAPLPDMTLDKEQIAKDLLSGEEEEETQSSADDLTPSVTSHEASDLFPDQSGSRFLADADKEPGSSTSSDTEEDPLPANKCKKEIMVGPQFQADLSNLHLNRPGEKIYENEDQLLWDPNVLPEREVEEFLYRAVKRRWHEVAGSQLPEGETVKDSEQALYELVKCNFNAEEALRRLRFNVKVIRDGLCAWSEEESRNFEHGFRVHGKNFHLIQANKVRTRSVGECVEYYYLWKKSERYDYFSQQTRLGRRKYGPSGTTDVDQDLDGADPDGPGRPRSSPPLPAAADSLGPEQDPLARMHAGPPSVGSTSDSPGEPREVLPSLEPGPRSIQQLDTPPPMPLPRRPPALAEPAFYPTATATPEPGASPRLAVDLALPGALPEELPLISSHVDMDEEPEEAVAPAQVALSVTEFGLIGIGDVNPFLAAHPACPAPGLHSEPLSQ, encoded by the exons GCCTCCTCACTGGAGAGGCAGGGCCCTCGCGTGGCCTCTTGCCTCTCTCGCGGTCTGTGCCCCACTGAGCCTGGCTTGCAGACAACAGCAG TGGTGTCCATGGGCTCTGAAGACCATCAGTTCAGCCTCACAGAGATCCTCTCACAGAGCTACAGCCTCCGGGAGGAGTGTGAGGAGGCCACGAGGGTCCCCGAGAAGCCGGAAGAGGAGCTGGAGAAGGACCTCGTCTCCCAG AGTGGCGACATGCCCCTTGAGGAGCTGCTGGCCCTCTATGGCTATGAGGCGTCCGACCCCATCTCGGAGCGCGAGAGCGAGGGCAGCGATGCCACAGCCCCCCTCCCGGACATGACCCTGGACAAG GAACAAATAGCGAAGGATTTGCTTTcaggggaagaagaggaagaaacacagtCCTCGGCCGATGACCTCACCCCATCCGTGACCTCCCACGAGGCCTCCGACCTTTTCCCTGATCAGAGTGGAT CCCGCTTCCTGGCTGATGCGGACAAGGAGCCTGGCTCCTCCACCTCATCAGACACCGAGGAGGACCCACTTCCCGCCAACAAGTGTAAGAAG GAGATCATGGTTGGGCCTCAGTTCCAAGCTGACCTCAGCAACCTGCACTTGAACCGCCCCGGTGAGAAGA TCTATGAGAACGAGGACCAGCTGCTCTGGGACCCCAACGTCCTTCCTGagagggaggtggaggagttCCTGTACCGGGCGGTAAAGCGGCGGTGGCACGAGGTTGCCGGGTCTCAGCTCCCAGAGGGAGAGACGGTGAAGGACAGTGAGCAG GCGCTGTACGAGCTGGTGAAGTGCAACTTCAACGCAGAGGAGGCCTTGCGGCGCCTGCGGTTCAACGTGAAGGTGATCCGAG ACGGGCTCTGTGCCTGGAGCGAGGAGGAGAGCCGCAACTTTGAGCATGGCTTCCGCGTGCATGGGAAGAACTTCCACCTGATCCAGGCCAACAAG GTGCGCACGCGGTCCGTGGGCGAGTGTGTGGAGTACTACTACCTGTGGAAGAAGTCGGAGCGCTACGACTACTTCTCCCAGCAGACGCGGCTGGGCCGGAGGAAGTACGGCCCTTCGGGAACCAC GGACGTGGACCAAGATTTGGACGGTGCTGACCCCGATGGCCCTGGCCGCCCCCGCTCCTCGCCCCCGCTGCCCGCTGCTGCCGACAGCCTGGGCCCTGAGCAGGACCCGCTGGCCCGGATGCACGCAG GGCCGCCGAGTGTGGGCAGCACGTCCGACAGTCCTGGCGAGCCTAGGGAGGTCCTTCCATCCTTGGAGCCTGGGCCCCGCTCCATCCAGCAGCTGGATACGCCCCCGCCTATGCCCTTGCCTCGGCGGCCCCCAGCCCTGGCTGAGCCAGCCTTCTACCCTACTGCCACAGCCACTCCGGAGCCTGGTGCCAGCCCCAGGCTGGCTGTGGACTTGGCCCTGCCTGGGGCCCTTCCCGAGGAGCTGCCCCTCATCTCCAGCCATGTGGACATGGACGAAGAGCCCGAGGAGGCCGTGGCCCCTGCACAGGTGGCCTTGTCGGTCACTGAGTTTGGACTCATCGGCATCGGGGACGTGAATCCCTTCCTGGCTGCCCACCCAGCATGTCCGGCCCCTGGGCTGCACTCGGAGCCCCTGTC